In the Deinococcus radiophilus genome, one interval contains:
- the ppk2 gene encoding polyphosphate kinase 2: MSKSKTETRTRRPARTAKAPPAVRVAPPEEQAELLPNTRVHPHSYGLDERRIEDRHTDERGENKLGSRAVATEDILLKTPIDDLDSVARTLMDALSPDEQRHLIRELRRGQTEPTEQSADLDAQLDPAWREGAYPYLYRMSRKAYEQEKYQLQIELLKFQAWVKETGQKVVIIFEGRDAAGKGGTIKRFTEHLNPRGSRVVALEKPTATEAGQWYFQRYIQHLPTAGEIVLFDRSWYNRAGVERVMGFCSEDEYHEFLRQVPEFERQLVRSGTRLIKFWFSVSRAEQRRRFRERQVHPLKQWKLSPIDMASLDKWDEYTRAKEAMFFHTDTADAPWYVVKSDDKKRARLNAMRHVLSTLPYDNRDPRNVGTPDPLIVGRPQGMYDRDDLPDLAEVPGQPGQERGQAGQAGKASVKGKKQR, encoded by the coding sequence ATGTCCAAATCCAAGACGGAGACCCGCACTCGCCGCCCCGCCCGCACGGCCAAGGCCCCGCCAGCGGTCCGTGTCGCTCCGCCTGAGGAGCAAGCCGAGCTACTCCCCAATACCCGTGTGCATCCCCACAGTTACGGTTTGGACGAGCGGCGGATTGAGGACCGCCACACCGATGAGCGCGGCGAGAACAAGCTCGGCTCACGGGCGGTGGCCACCGAGGACATCCTGCTCAAAACCCCGATTGACGATCTGGACAGCGTGGCCCGCACCCTGATGGACGCCCTTTCGCCTGATGAGCAGCGGCATCTGATCCGTGAACTGCGGCGCGGACAGACAGAGCCTACGGAGCAAAGTGCCGACTTGGACGCGCAGCTGGACCCCGCCTGGCGCGAGGGGGCCTATCCCTACCTGTACCGCATGAGCCGCAAAGCTTATGAGCAGGAGAAATACCAGCTACAGATCGAGCTGCTCAAATTTCAGGCCTGGGTCAAGGAGACCGGGCAAAAAGTCGTGATCATTTTTGAGGGCCGGGACGCAGCGGGCAAGGGTGGCACCATCAAACGCTTTACCGAGCACCTAAATCCGCGTGGCAGCCGGGTGGTGGCCCTGGAAAAACCCACCGCCACTGAGGCGGGTCAGTGGTATTTTCAGCGCTACATTCAGCATCTGCCCACTGCCGGCGAGATCGTGCTGTTTGATCGCTCGTGGTACAACCGCGCTGGGGTAGAGCGTGTCATGGGCTTTTGCAGCGAGGACGAATACCATGAATTTTTGCGTCAGGTGCCGGAGTTCGAGCGGCAACTGGTCCGCAGTGGCACGCGCCTGATCAAGTTCTGGTTCAGCGTGAGCCGCGCCGAGCAGCGCCGCCGCTTTAGGGAGCGGCAGGTGCATCCGCTCAAGCAGTGGAAGCTCTCGCCGATTGACATGGCCAGCCTGGACAAATGGGATGAATACACTCGGGCCAAGGAAGCCATGTTCTTTCATACCGACACTGCCGATGCCCCCTGGTACGTGGTCAAGAGTGACGACAAAAAGCGGGCGCGCCTGAATGCCATGCGGCACGTGCTGAGTACGTTGCCGTACGATAACCGCGACCCCCGTAACGTGGGCACGCCCGACCCGCTGATCGTGGGCCGCCCGCAGGGAATGTACGACCGCGACGACCTGCCAGATCTGGCCGAAGTGCCGGGTCAGCCAGGGCAGGAGCGTGGTCAGGCTGGGCAAGCCGGGAAAGCGAGTGTCAAGGG